Within the Molothrus aeneus isolate 106 chromosome 1, BPBGC_Maene_1.0, whole genome shotgun sequence genome, the region TAGTCCCTCGTTTGAAGCCACTGCTGCGGAGTTGTATCTCAGGattccctggctctgcagagcgttAAAGTTCCCATAGTTTGTATAATTGCTATAAAAAGGTGAGGTGTAATAAATATGCCTCcccaggagggaggagggcgAGTAGGCAGCGCTGTGCGGGGCGGAGGCGGGGGTGGCCGAGGAGAGCGGCGCAGGCTGGCAGCCTTGGCCCAGGGTCTGACTCTTGAGGTCCGAGGTGGCGATTTCGGCCAGAGACCAGAGCTTGGGCTTGCTGGCCGGCGTCGGGGGGCCGGGGGAGGCGCGGGGCCCCAGCGCCGCCTTGCTAGCGCTGCGGGCGGCGTCGGCGTGCGGGTGGCCGAGGAGCGGGGCCTCCACGGCCGCCAGCGGCGAGGAGGTGGCGGGCTTGGCCGGCGGGTCgcgctccccgccgccgccgtcaTCCTCCTCGATGTCCTCCTCGTCGTCCTCGTCGTcgtcctcttcctcctcctcgaTGTCCTCGTACTTGTCTTTACACTCCGAGCCCGACTCGCAGAGGGGGTCTCCCGCTCGGCAGGGCAGCTTCTCGCCGTCCGATTCGGCGGAGCAGGAGTGGTCCGTCAGTGAGTCGACTTGCAAGCTGATCCCTGCGGAGGCCCGCCGGGCACAGAGAGGCAGTGAGGAGGGGCGGCAGAAGAGAGCGGGAGAGAAGCGAGCCCAGCCACCGCCGCGCCACCGCTGCGGCCGGGCAGGCTCAAGCTATCCCGGCCTTTTCCCGCTCCCAGGAGCATCCATCCCCATGGGCCCGCTCCTCCGCAGCACCCCCCGCACCTCCCCGCcagccgccccccgcccgcctcGGCCACAGGCACCGATCGGCGACAAGTGACCGGAGCAGCCGGAGGCGACGAGACGGGACGGGTTTGGGGGTCGCTTTTGTTAAATGCCGCGCCCCCGCTCCTACCCCGCTGCCCCGCTCCCGGGGGACTCGACGGGGCGGGATGGAGCCACCCCGCCGGGGCCGCAGGCACCCCGCGCCTACCTTCGTCCTCCGCCGAGGTTTCGTTGCTCTCGGGCATCTTCTCGGGGCTCTCCTCCTTACTCCTCGCCCCGTCGCCTTCGTCGTCGTCCTCGTCCTCGCTCTTGTTCCGCGGGGCCCAGGTCATCTTGTTCTCCTTCTTGAGCCGCCGGCGGGCGTTGGCGAACCAGGTGGAGACCTGGGTGA harbors:
- the IRX2 gene encoding iroquois-class homeodomain protein IRX-2 — encoded protein: MSYPQGYLYQPPGSLALYSCPAYGASALAAPRSEELARSSSGSAFSPYPGSAAFTAQAAATGFTSPLQYSTDPATGFPSYMGSPYDAHTTGMTGAISYHPYGSPAYPYQLNDPAYRKNATRDATATLKAWLQEHRKNPYPTKGEKIMLAIITKMTLTQVSTWFANARRRLKKENKMTWAPRNKSEDEDDDEGDGARSKEESPEKMPESNETSAEDEGISLQVDSLTDHSCSAESDGEKLPCRAGDPLCESGSECKDKYEDIEEEEEDDDEDDEEDIEEDDGGGGERDPPAKPATSSPLAAVEAPLLGHPHADAARSASKAALGPRASPGPPTPASKPKLWSLAEIATSDLKSQTLGQGCQPAPLSSATPASAPHSAAYSPSSLLGRHIYYTSPFYSNYTNYGNFNALQSQGILRYNSAAVASNEGLSQTVLNASSAHKQSSDSLKTITNQLEQHYRPSSYDSKKDPTEVCTVGVQPYL